The Henckelia pumila isolate YLH828 chromosome 2, ASM3356847v2, whole genome shotgun sequence genome includes a window with the following:
- the LOC140878703 gene encoding uncharacterized protein: MADKSHILHLAELELEIPDSIGVPHDMRTRYYNEERGELCVNMVFKDKKDLIASVKDYSVRVSRREYLVVESTRILWKIQCKNDSSTIRCRWGLHASFKEKTGYWKITRYGGPHTCISTNVGIDHHNLNSDMVAHTLLGIVRCDPSYEIKYIIESVKDKYGYQISYTKTWRSLKRAVEIVYGTWESSVQLLPKYMRALCKYNIGTIVDWKHLRNNEEIKTLNYCFWAFKPCTNGFRHCRKIISVDGTHLYTKYKHKMLIAVTLDANNQVLPLAFAIVDEETSDSWKWFLENAGRHVVCGENGVCLISDRHKGIVRAVEDLPYFKPPQGVHHFCLRHVCSNFNSRFKDVHLKDLCWEAGSQHQICKFDATMKAIKNKNILAHRYLDGISKEKWSMAHDGGWRRGVMTTNMSECLNSVLKGARRLPISAILHLILLRCVQYFIERVTKGQRMVQENQLWSNYARRKYEEWAKKSSEHRVVKYDVRSQTAQVATGGRPSRGQHMQVVRISTTDCSCDKWTIFGIPCSHAICTAKWHSLDPTTLVQPWYNISEYLATYEGRFEPLADERYWDRPTFELQHNPVRRERRRAGASDEREQLIA, encoded by the exons ATGGCTGATAAATCGCATATCTTGCATCTGGCCGAACTGGAGTTAgagattcctgattctattggcGTACCTCATGACATGCGGACAAGATACTATAATGAGGAGAGAGGAGAACTATGTGTAAACATGGTTTTCAAGGATAAAAAAGATCTGATTGCATCTGTGAAGGATTATTCGGTCAGAGTTTCTAGGCGTGAATATCTTGTTGTTGAGAGCACACGCATTTTGTGGAAAATTCAATGCAAAAATGATTCTTCCACCATCAGATGTCGTTGGGGTCTTCACGCATCTTTCAAGGAGAAAACAGGTTATTGGAAAATAACCAGATATGGTGGGCCTCATACATGTATATCAACCAACGTCGGCATAGATCATCACAACTTGAATAGTGATATGGTTGCACATACACTATTGGGCATTGTACGATGTGATCCTTCGTACgagattaaatatataatagagAGTGTGAAAGATAAATATGGATATCAAATCTCGTATACGAAGACATGGCGGAGTCTGAAACGTGCAGTGGAAATTGTTTATGGAACTTGGGAGAGCTCTGTTCAATTACTGCCAAAATATATGCGTGCTCTTTGCAAATACAATATTGGAACAATTGTCGACTGGAAGCATCTCAGAAACAATGAAGAAATAAAAACATTGAACTATTGTTTTTGGGCGTTCAAGCCGTGTACTAATGGATTTCGACACTGTCGAAAAATCATTAGTGTCGACGGTACACATTTGTACACAAAGTACAAACACAAAATGTTGATCGCTGTCACTCTCGATGCTAACAATCAAGTTCTACCATTGGCTTTTGCAATTGTTGATGAAGAAACGTCTGATTCCTGGAAGTGGTTTTTGGAAAATGCTGGACGGCATGTTGTATGTGGCGAAAATGGTGTGTGTCTAATATCTGATAGGCACAAGGGAATCGTGCGAGCCGTTGAAGATCTACCCTATTTCAAACCTCCACAAGGTGTGCATCATTTTTGTTTGCGGCACGTCTGCTCAAATTTTAATTCCAGGTTCAAAGATGTGCATTTGAAAGATTTGTGCTGGGAAGCAGGTAGTCAACATCAAATTTGTAAATTTGATGCAACAATGAAGGCAATTaagaacaaaaatattttggcaCACAGATATTTGGATGGAATATCAAAGGAAAAATGGAGTATGGCCCATGATGGAGGTTGGCGTCGTGGAGTGATGACGACCAACATGTCCGAGTGCTTAAACAGTGTGTTAAAGGGAGCTCGTAGACTGCCTATATCTGCAATATTACACTTGATCCTTCTGAGATGTGTCCAATACTTCATTGAACGTGTGACAAAAGGTCAACGTATGGTTCAAGAAAACCAATTGTGGTCGAATTATGCACGGCGAAAGTATGAGGAATGGGCAAAGAAATCTAGTGAACATCGTGTTGTTAAATATGATGTACGATCACAAACTGCTCAGGTTGCGACCGGAGGAAGGCCAAGTCGCGGCCAACACATGCAAGTGGTGAGAATATCAACAACAGATTGTTCATGTGATAAATGGACAATTTTCGGCATCCCGTGTTCTCATGCTATTTGCACCGCTAAATGGCACTCTTTAGATCCCACGACACTTGTGCAGCCATGGTACAATATATCGGAGTACCTCGCAACGTATGAAGGAAGATTTGAACCTCTTGCAGATGAAAGATATTGGGATCGTCCTACCTTTGAGTTGCAACACAACCCAGTTAGACGTGAAAGAAGAAGAGCAG gagcATCAGATGAACGTGAACAATTGATTGCTTGA